From a region of the Puntigrus tetrazona isolate hp1 unplaced genomic scaffold, ASM1883169v1 S000000002, whole genome shotgun sequence genome:
- the LOC122331755 gene encoding somatolactin-like, with amino-acid sequence MKKSTVLQICVVFVLCSSRAGTGSPVDCPDQDTAGTSCTISLEKLLERAVQHAELIYRVSEESKMLFDEMLISYDVNLHVPEGTMCAPKTVPVPMSKSEIQQISDKWILHSLLILAQFWIDPLVEVQASLENYENVPSALLTRSKWMSTKLTSLEQGIMVLIRQIMGEDGLALEVPAETSERFLSSNTLEAVRRDYSVIYCFRKDAHKMQTFLKLLKCRQIDKENCSLF; translated from the exons atgaagaaatctACAG TTCTACAGATCTGCGtggtgtttgtgctgtgctcATCACGGGCCGGGACAGGATCTCCCGTGGACTGTCCAGACCAAGATACGGCAGGAACGTCCTGCACCATCTCACTAGAGAAGCTCCTGGAACGAGCCGTTCAACACGCAGAGCTCATTTACCGCGTCTCAGAGGAGTCCAAGATGCTGTTT GATGAGATGCTCATTTCATACGACGTGAATCTGCATGTTCCCGAAGGGACTATGTGTGCTCCGAAAACGGTGCCGGTTCCTATGTCTAAAAGTGAAATCCAACAGATTTCT GACAAATGGATCCTTCACTCACTCCTGATTCTTGCCCAGTTCTGGATTGATCCTCTGGTAGAAGTACAGGCTTCTCTTGAGAATTATGAGAACGTCCCAAGTGCCCTGCTTACCAGAAGCAAATGGATGTCTACCAAACTAACGAGCCTTGAACAGGGTATAATGGTTCTCATTAGACAG ATAATGGGTGAAGATGGTTTGGCACTGGAGGTACCTGCAGAGACATCTGAACGCTTTTTGTCTTCTAATACGCTTGAAGCGGTGAGAAGAGATTACAGTGTTATCTACTGCTTCAGGAAAGATGCGCACAAGATGCAGACTTTCCTCAAACTGTTGAAGTGCCGCCAGATCGATAAAGAGAATTGCTCCCTTTTTTAA